One segment of Rhodopirellula baltica SH 1 DNA contains the following:
- a CDS encoding ShlB/FhaC/HecB family hemolysin secretion/activation protein, whose translation MGQTQQSASINRCAVIRVVLAVVVGFALVGGSLATAQNYDRYAPRAATEADNLLRQPPSAEFPEQETPDVPGDDRVLVPTWDAVRFVDSAGKIIKDASIDSLEGVHYDFGVCRSVLYGEGTRRIVHRYLGGPITLRRLNSLSRDLILHYRQCKYPIIDVQIPEQRITGGTVHLVVIESRVGDVKIQPGCYFDREELSRWIKCTRIGNRIYEPPIENDLLWLNQNPFRRVTVDFEKGKLPGTTDVIFESHEVRPIRGYIGADDTGVETLNYGRFFTGFTMGNRFGKGGIFGYQYTSDQEFRYLHAHSLSYTHPVSRKWSANAFGSLANVSPKLDGGLNQDGQSWQLGGGITRYLIRTRKDIANLQLGFDFKSTDNNLEFAGSTVSDSAADLFQISLKFDRIIRGDQPEEYALLRMETFVGPGGGMSGPHSSDAFNTIRPGTSPDYIYGRLRMEESRYVGRNYQLLSRFTGQVTSERLLFSEMLGIGGYDSLRGFDQREFNADHGWIANFEFGPRTKRWGCDRTPRVLRTYGFADLANGYLDNPVAGENAYEFAMSTGVGARFQMSDVLIARGDYGVGLVDLDGSSRSNRFHFGVTWVPGLRP comes from the coding sequence GTGGGGCAAACACAGCAATCCGCGTCGATCAATCGATGCGCAGTCATTCGTGTGGTATTGGCAGTCGTTGTCGGCTTTGCGTTGGTAGGTGGCAGTCTGGCGACCGCTCAAAACTACGATCGTTACGCACCTCGTGCAGCCACCGAGGCCGACAACCTGCTACGGCAACCGCCATCTGCTGAATTTCCTGAGCAAGAGACGCCAGATGTTCCCGGCGACGACCGCGTCCTCGTTCCAACATGGGACGCGGTTCGATTCGTTGACTCGGCTGGCAAGATCATAAAGGATGCCTCGATCGATTCGCTCGAAGGTGTTCACTACGACTTCGGTGTCTGTCGCTCAGTCTTGTATGGCGAGGGGACTCGTCGGATCGTGCACCGCTACCTCGGCGGACCGATCACTCTTCGCCGTCTGAATTCACTGTCGAGAGATTTGATCCTGCACTACCGCCAGTGCAAATATCCAATCATCGATGTCCAGATTCCCGAACAACGAATCACCGGAGGCACCGTTCATCTGGTTGTCATCGAATCAAGGGTTGGTGATGTCAAAATCCAACCCGGTTGCTATTTCGATCGCGAGGAACTCTCAAGGTGGATCAAATGCACTCGCATCGGCAATCGCATCTACGAGCCACCCATCGAGAATGACCTGCTCTGGCTCAATCAGAATCCCTTTCGTCGCGTCACGGTCGACTTCGAGAAAGGAAAACTTCCTGGTACCACTGATGTCATTTTCGAAAGTCACGAAGTCCGACCGATCCGCGGGTACATCGGAGCAGACGACACGGGTGTGGAGACGTTGAACTACGGACGGTTCTTCACAGGCTTCACCATGGGCAACAGGTTCGGAAAAGGTGGAATCTTTGGCTACCAATACACATCCGACCAAGAGTTCCGGTATCTACACGCTCATTCTTTGAGCTACACCCATCCCGTCAGTCGCAAGTGGTCCGCCAACGCCTTCGGAAGTTTGGCCAACGTTTCGCCCAAACTAGACGGTGGACTCAATCAAGATGGTCAAAGTTGGCAATTGGGAGGTGGGATCACTCGATACCTGATCCGAACTCGAAAGGACATCGCCAATCTTCAACTCGGGTTTGACTTCAAGAGCACGGACAACAACCTAGAGTTCGCGGGATCCACTGTCTCTGACTCAGCGGCTGACTTGTTCCAAATCAGCCTGAAGTTCGATCGTATCATCCGGGGCGATCAACCTGAGGAATACGCACTTCTCAGAATGGAGACCTTCGTCGGTCCCGGCGGCGGAATGTCTGGACCGCACTCATCAGACGCTTTCAATACGATTCGTCCGGGGACCTCACCCGACTACATCTACGGCCGATTGCGAATGGAAGAGTCGCGTTACGTTGGACGTAACTACCAATTGCTCAGTCGGTTTACTGGACAGGTAACATCGGAGCGATTGCTCTTTAGCGAGATGCTTGGCATCGGAGGATATGACTCGCTGCGTGGATTTGATCAACGTGAGTTCAACGCCGATCATGGATGGATCGCGAATTTTGAATTCGGGCCGCGTACGAAGCGTTGGGGATGTGATCGGACACCAAGGGTTCTAAGAACGTACGGGTTTGCCGATCTAGCCAATGGCTACTTGGACAATCCAGTTGCCGGTGAAAACGCTTACGAGTTTGCGATGAGCACCGGCGTCGGGGCTCGCTTCCAAATGAGCGACGTCCTGATCGCACGAGGGGACTACGGCGTCGGATTGGTCGACCTCGACGGTTCAAGCCGCTCCAACCGTTTTCATTTTGGTGTGACCTGGGTTCCTGGGCTGCGTCCCTGA
- a CDS encoding DUF4185 domain-containing protein, whose translation MFTSARHRAAMLTTGACFLLGLMTTVHAGPEDYFAIRVVDRETGRGIPLVEIRTTDESRYFTDSNGYVAYHEPGLMDQQVWFDIRSWGYESPVGPYGTTGIALTTTPSNEVLVKLQRTNVAERLYRQTGVGIYRDTMLLGKTPTLDVPLVNGKVTGSDSVQTVVYNGKMRWFWQDTNQIKFALGNYSMTGATSPLPSELDANIGIPFTYFLRQPGRFVRSMARVEQEANHPIWVDGLMVVRDSDQQEHLVARYVAARKDFSVAQTGLMVYDDSEDVFVEHLRLPLPTESRLFPRDHPIRVKADESEYFYIGTPPTVRVPADFESITNPSEYEGLTCFSDDGSIDRNEDDRIQFRWKRGKQPISQEQIDTLIREGVLTPEEAPSALRDADSSKPVRVANGSVAWNPYLRRWTMLFCEQGGDSFLGEVWFATANSPEGPWGHCRKVATHARPGQNMDFYNPKQHPELMRDDGRTIFFEGTFVNTFSGTTVPVPRYNYNQLMYRLDVSDGRIKMPMPPPGLSNAQPVDRNASAND comes from the coding sequence ATGTTCACGTCAGCACGCCATCGTGCCGCGATGTTGACCACCGGGGCGTGTTTTTTACTCGGCTTGATGACGACCGTTCACGCGGGCCCCGAAGACTACTTCGCCATCCGAGTCGTTGATCGCGAAACCGGACGTGGCATTCCGCTGGTCGAAATTCGAACGACGGACGAGTCTCGATACTTCACCGACAGCAATGGCTATGTCGCGTATCACGAACCAGGGTTGATGGACCAGCAGGTTTGGTTTGATATCCGCAGTTGGGGCTACGAAAGTCCGGTCGGACCCTATGGCACAACCGGCATCGCGCTCACGACCACGCCGAGCAATGAAGTCTTGGTGAAGCTTCAGCGCACAAATGTTGCGGAACGTTTGTATCGACAAACCGGGGTTGGTATCTACCGAGATACCATGTTGCTGGGCAAGACGCCGACTTTGGATGTACCGCTCGTCAATGGCAAGGTCACCGGATCGGACTCGGTCCAAACGGTGGTTTACAACGGCAAGATGCGTTGGTTCTGGCAGGACACCAACCAAATCAAGTTTGCACTGGGCAACTACAGCATGACAGGTGCGACGTCGCCGTTGCCGTCCGAACTGGATGCGAACATCGGTATCCCTTTCACCTATTTCCTTCGGCAGCCCGGACGCTTTGTTCGCTCAATGGCTCGTGTGGAACAAGAAGCCAACCATCCCATTTGGGTCGATGGGCTGATGGTCGTGCGAGATAGCGACCAGCAGGAACACTTGGTTGCTCGCTACGTGGCCGCTCGTAAAGATTTCTCGGTCGCTCAAACAGGATTGATGGTCTACGACGATTCGGAAGATGTCTTCGTAGAACATCTTCGTCTACCTTTGCCAACCGAGTCTCGTTTGTTCCCTCGTGATCATCCCATTCGAGTGAAGGCTGATGAATCGGAGTACTTCTATATCGGTACGCCACCAACTGTTCGCGTGCCGGCTGACTTCGAATCAATCACAAACCCCAGCGAATACGAAGGTTTGACTTGTTTTTCCGACGATGGTTCGATCGATCGCAATGAGGACGATCGAATTCAATTCCGTTGGAAACGTGGGAAGCAACCAATCTCGCAAGAACAGATTGACACACTGATTCGCGAAGGGGTGCTTACACCGGAAGAAGCACCGTCCGCTTTACGAGATGCTGATTCAAGCAAGCCCGTCCGTGTCGCGAACGGGTCGGTTGCTTGGAATCCCTACTTGAGGCGTTGGACGATGCTCTTTTGTGAGCAAGGCGGTGACAGCTTTCTGGGGGAAGTCTGGTTCGCGACGGCAAACTCACCAGAAGGGCCTTGGGGTCATTGCCGAAAGGTTGCGACGCACGCCAGACCGGGCCAGAACATGGACTTCTACAATCCCAAGCAGCATCCAGAGTTGATGCGGGATGATGGTCGGACGATTTTCTTTGAGGGCACTTTCGTCAATACGTTCTCAGGCACCACGGTTCCTGTTCCTCGTTACAACTACAACCAACTGATGTACCGTCTCGACGTATCCGATGGTCGCATCAAGATGCCGATGCCGCCTCCGGGATTGAGCAACGCACAACCGGTGGATCGAAATGCATCGGCCAATGACTAG